The Vibrio agarivorans genome window below encodes:
- the hflX gene encoding ribosome rescue GTPase HflX: protein MFDRYEAGERAVLVHINFTQEGEWEDLVEFEMLVSSSGVQSLQVITGSRQSPHPKYYVGEGKAQEIAEAVQREEADVVIFNHALSPAQERNLEQLCRCRVLDRTGLILDIFAQRARTHEGKLQVELAQLRHISTRLIRGWTHLERQKGGIGLRGPGETQLETDRRLLRDRIKAILRRLEKVSKQREQGRRARRRAEIPTVSLVGYTNAGKSTLFNRITEAGVYAADQLFATLDPTLRKIELKEVGPAILADTVGFIRHLPHDLVAAFKATLQETQEADILLHVVDASDERFRENIHAVHEVLEEIDASEIPTLVVMNKIDNLEGQKPRIERDDEGIPTTVWVSAMADIGMDLLFDALKERLASQMVEYKLQIPPAYQGRIRSVFFEKQCILNEGYDEEGNLLIDIRMQNVDWQRLEKREGAVLRDFIVT from the coding sequence TTGTTTGACCGTTATGAAGCCGGTGAGCGAGCCGTACTTGTTCATATCAACTTCACGCAAGAGGGTGAGTGGGAAGATCTAGTAGAGTTTGAAATGCTAGTCTCTTCCTCTGGTGTACAGTCGCTGCAGGTCATTACCGGCAGCCGTCAGTCGCCGCACCCTAAGTATTATGTCGGAGAGGGTAAAGCCCAAGAGATCGCTGAGGCCGTTCAGCGTGAAGAGGCAGATGTAGTGATATTTAATCACGCCCTTTCCCCTGCTCAAGAACGAAATCTAGAACAGCTATGTCGTTGTCGAGTGTTAGACCGAACTGGTTTGATCCTCGATATATTTGCTCAGCGTGCAAGAACGCATGAAGGTAAACTTCAGGTTGAGCTTGCGCAGCTACGTCATATCTCTACTCGATTAATTCGTGGATGGACCCACTTGGAGCGACAGAAAGGTGGTATTGGTCTTCGAGGGCCGGGTGAAACCCAGCTTGAAACCGACAGACGCCTACTGCGTGACAGGATCAAAGCGATCCTTCGCCGTCTAGAGAAAGTCTCTAAGCAGCGAGAGCAAGGACGTCGAGCCCGTCGACGCGCTGAAATCCCTACCGTCTCCCTAGTTGGTTATACCAATGCAGGTAAATCGACATTATTTAACCGCATCACTGAGGCGGGCGTTTATGCCGCTGACCAGTTATTTGCAACGTTAGATCCTACACTGCGTAAGATAGAGCTCAAAGAGGTCGGTCCTGCGATTTTGGCAGATACCGTAGGATTTATTCGTCACCTTCCGCATGATCTTGTTGCAGCCTTTAAGGCAACGTTACAAGAAACGCAAGAAGCTGACATTTTGTTACACGTTGTTGATGCCAGTGATGAGCGTTTTCGTGAGAACATTCATGCTGTTCACGAGGTACTAGAGGAGATCGATGCCTCTGAGATACCGACCCTAGTGGTCATGAACAAGATCGATAATCTAGAAGGGCAAAAACCTCGTATTGAAAGAGATGACGAGGGAATTCCAACTACCGTTTGGGTTTCTGCGATGGCAGACATCGGTATGGATTTGCTCTTTGATGCTTTAAAAGAACGTCTTGCCAGTCAAATGGTCGAGTACAAATTGCAGATACCGCCTGCTTATCAGGGGCGAATCCGCAGCGTGTTCTTCGAGAAACAGTGCATTTTGAATGAAGGCTACGATGAAGAGGGAAATCTTCTTATTGATATCCGCATGCAGAATGTTGATTGGCAGCGACTCGAAAAAAGAGAAGGGGCAGTTTTACGTGACTTTATAGTTACTTA
- the hfq gene encoding RNA chaperone Hfq, whose amino-acid sequence MAKGQSLQDPFLNALRRERIPVSIYLVNGIKLQGQIESFDQFVILLKNTVNQMVYKHAISTVVPARPVSHHSGERPQNDRPQEKSED is encoded by the coding sequence ATGGCTAAGGGGCAATCTCTACAAGACCCATTTCTAAATGCATTACGCCGTGAGCGTATCCCTGTATCTATCTACTTGGTTAACGGTATCAAGCTTCAAGGTCAAATTGAGTCATTCGACCAATTCGTTATCTTGTTGAAAAACACAGTAAACCAGATGGTATACAAGCATGCGATTTCTACAGTTGTGCCGGCTCGTCCAGTGAGCCATCACAGCGGTGAGCGTCCTCAAAACGACCGCCCACAAGAAAAATCAGAAGATTAA